From the Herpetosiphonaceae bacterium genome, the window GCACAGCGGCAGCCTGCGTCGCTACCTGGATCGGGCCGAGGAGGTGATCGCGCTGGTGGGGCTGGAAGGCCGCGAGGGTCTGCTTGCCAGCGCGCTATCTCACGGCGACAAGCGCAAGCTGGAGCTGGCGCTGCTGCTGGCGGGCGATCCTGATCTGCTGCTGCTGGACGAGCCGACGGCGGGCATGGCGGCGGAGCAGGTGCCGGAGCTGATGGCGATCATCCGGCAGGTGCGCCAGCAGGGTGAGCGGACGATCATCCTGGTGGAGCATCGTATGGATGTGGTGATGGCCGTCTCCGACCGGATCACGGTGATGCATCAGGGCGGGGTGCTGGCCGAGGGCACGCCCCGCGAGATCGCCGCCGACCAGCGCGTGCAGCAGGCGTATCTGGGAGAGCTGTACGAAGATGTGATTCAGCAGTAGCGCCGATAGCCGGGGGATGAGAGCACAAAGGATCAAGGGAACAAGAAGAGAACCGAGAACCGGGTGCCATGCGGGTGCCATGCCCAGAGGGCGCCCGGCATAGGCGCCCGGCACACCAAGAACTGGGCACTAATTCCTCCCCCGCTCCTGTGCCGCAGGCCGCGAAGGCGGAAGCCCGCCTGAGCGTGGGGCAGGGCGGGTGCCCGCTGGGCGTGGGGTGCCCTTTGGGCGGCGATTGGGGTGAGGGCCGGAACTTGAAACGTGAAACTCGAATACGAGAATGAGGTCAAGATGGCGCCGCTGCTCGAAGTGAGTCAGATCGAAACGTATATTGGTCAGTATCGCATCCTTGACGGCGTGACGCTTCAGGTCGAGCAGGATACGATCACAGCGCTGCTTGGGCGCAACGGCGCGGGCAAGACAACGACGCTCAAGTCGATCCTGGGGCTGACGCCGCCGCGCGGCGGCGAGATCCGCTTTGCCGGCGAGCGGATCAGCGGGCGGCGCACCTTCCAGATCGCGCAGCTAGGCATCGGCTACGTGCCGGAGCATCGCGCGATCTTTCGCGATCTGACGGTGCAGGAAAACCTGCACCTGGCCGAGCGCCAGCGCGGCGATCTGCGGCGTCGCTCCGAGCTGATCTTCGCGCTCTTTCCACGCTTGCAGGAGCGCATCCAGCAGAAGGGCGGCACGCTCTCCGGCGGCGAGCAGCAGATGCTTGCCATCGCGCGGGCGCTGGTTCCGGCCAACCGGCTGCTGCTGATCGACGAGCCGAGCGAGGGCCTCGCGCCGGTGATTATCGAGCAGATGATGACCGCGATCAAAGAGCTGAGCGCCCACACGACCGTGCTGCTGGTGGAGCAAAATTTTCGCATGGCGAGCGCGATCAGCGAGCGCTATTTTATCGTCGACGACGGGCGGACGGTGCATTCGGGCACGATGACGGCGCTGCGGCAGGATCAGGCGCTGGTGCATACCTATCTCGGCGCGGCCTGAGATACTCTGATCGGCGCAATGGTGATGAGGAGCTTTGAGGATATGGCTACATCGTCGGCTATTTCGCTGCGTGGACGGGCCTGGCGCGAGCAGATCGCGGCCTGGCTGATCCCGCTGGTGATGCTGGTTCTCTTCGCGCTGATTCTGCTCAAGGCTCCCGCCGGGCTGCCCAAGCTGGTGACAGGCATTATTCTGCCCGGCCTGACGCTGGCGGCGCTCTACTTTTTGATCGCGGCGGGGCTGTCGCTGATCTTCGGCCTGATGGACGTGCTCAACTTCGCCCACGGCTCGCTCTTCATGGTCGGGGCGTACGTGGCGTGGAGCTGCAACCAGTGGCTCAATCCGCTCCATCCCGGTCACTGGCCCGTCACGCTGGCGAGCGGCGATCTGCGCTTCCTGATCGGCCTGCTCGCCGGGACGCTGGTGGGCGCCGGGATCGGCGCGCTGATGGAGATTGTGCTGATCCGCCCGCTCTACGCCCGCCCGATCTATCAAGTGCTGCTGACGCTCGGCCTGGTCTTTGTCTTCGACGCGCTGGTGCGGAGCGTGCCCGCCTGGGGCTCCGACAGCAAAGCGCCGATCAAGCCGCCGCTGCTGGAGGGTAGCCTGGAGGTGCTTGGTCGTCGCTTCCCGACCTACAGCCTGTTTCTGATCGCGCTTGGCGTGACGATCGCGATTGCCGTGGCGGTGCTGCTGCGCTCGTCGCGGCTCGGCATGATCATCCGGGCGGGCGTGCAAGATAGCGCGATGGTCGAGGCGCTCGGCATCAACGTGCGACGAGTCTTTACCGGCGTCTTCGCGCTTGGCGCTGGCCTCGCGGCGCTCGGCGGCGCGGCGGCGGCCTCGTTCATCGGCGTCTATCCTGAGATGGGCCTGGAATACCAGCTCTTCGCGTTCATCGTCGTGGTGATCGGCGGGCTGGGCAGCTACAGCGGCGCGGCGATCGGCGCGCTGCTGATCGGCCTGTCGCGGACCTTCAGCGATCATCTGGTGCTCGAATCGGGCTGGCCGACGGCCATCGCCTCGGCCTCCACGGTGCTGGTAATGGCGCTGGTGCTGCTGCTCAAGCCCGGAGGGATGTTTGGGAGTCACGAGTAAGAACAAAGAACAGAGAGCTAGAGAGACGCAATGAAGAAATAACGAACAATGATGCGCCAGGAATCCCTTTGTTCTTTATTTGCCTGTTCTCCATGAGGTATAACTATGAATCCTCCACTGCTTGACGGCTTAGAGGCATCGACCGTGCAGACCGCGCGGCTGCGGACGCATATCATCACCAGGGGGCCGGCGGACGGCGTGCCGATCATCTTCGTGCATGGCAATCTCTCGGCGGCGCGCTTCTGGGAGGATCTGCTTGTCTCGCTGCCGCCGCAGTTCCGCGCGATTGCGCTGGATATGCGCGGCTACGGGCGGTCGGAGGCCGCGCCCGTGGATGCGACGCGCGGCATGCGCGATTTCAGCGACGATCTCTACGCGCTGGTGGAGGCGCTTGAGCTGGACCGCCCGCAT encodes:
- a CDS encoding branched-chain amino acid ABC transporter permease, whose translation is MATSSAISLRGRAWREQIAAWLIPLVMLVLFALILLKAPAGLPKLVTGIILPGLTLAALYFLIAAGLSLIFGLMDVLNFAHGSLFMVGAYVAWSCNQWLNPLHPGHWPVTLASGDLRFLIGLLAGTLVGAGIGALMEIVLIRPLYARPIYQVLLTLGLVFVFDALVRSVPAWGSDSKAPIKPPLLEGSLEVLGRRFPTYSLFLIALGVTIAIAVAVLLRSSRLGMIIRAGVQDSAMVEALGINVRRVFTGVFALGAGLAALGGAAAASFIGVYPEMGLEYQLFAFIVVVIGGLGSYSGAAIGALLIGLSRTFSDHLVLESGWPTAIASASTVLVMALVLLLKPGGMFGSHE
- a CDS encoding ABC transporter ATP-binding protein is translated as MKLEYENEVKMAPLLEVSQIETYIGQYRILDGVTLQVEQDTITALLGRNGAGKTTTLKSILGLTPPRGGEIRFAGERISGRRTFQIAQLGIGYVPEHRAIFRDLTVQENLHLAERQRGDLRRRSELIFALFPRLQERIQQKGGTLSGGEQQMLAIARALVPANRLLLIDEPSEGLAPVIIEQMMTAIKELSAHTTVLLVEQNFRMASAISERYFIVDDGRTVHSGTMTALRQDQALVHTYLGAA
- a CDS encoding ABC transporter ATP-binding protein codes for the protein MPIMRVESVSRWFGGLQAVREASLSIEQGAFHSIIGPNGAGKTTLFNMMSGAIRPSSGRIFFKERDITGVPLHRVAQLGIGRAYQITSLFPGLTVLENVRLAAQARGSDSFKLWRHSGSLRRYLDRAEEVIALVGLEGREGLLASALSHGDKRKLELALLLAGDPDLLLLDEPTAGMAAEQVPELMAIIRQVRQQGERTIILVEHRMDVVMAVSDRITVMHQGGVLAEGTPREIAADQRVQQAYLGELYEDVIQQ